The genomic stretch agaggagagaggagagagagagagagagagagagaacgagagagagagagagagagagagagagaaagagagagagaagagagagagagagagagagagagagagagagagagagagagaaagagaaagagaaagagaaagagaaagagaaagagagagagaggagagagagagagagagagagagagagagagagagagagagagagagagagagagagagagaggagagagagagggagaaagagcgagagagagaacgagagggagaatgagagaaagagaagagagagagaggagagagagagagagagagagagagagagagagagagagagagagagagagagagagagagagagagagagaataagtaagtaagaatgagaatgagaaagaactaGCAAGCGTGAGGTCGAACACAAGAGACAAACAGAtctagagagaacgaaagagcaagaaagaaacaaacaaactaaacaaaagcaaaaacaaagacgGGCGAACAGGCAGAGTTAACGTAACGATATTAATTTTCCCCGTACTCatcccgcccgcccccccccctccccccaccccccggccccGTTATCGACATATCGGCCAGCGAGAGAGCCTGGAAAAAGATAAAAGGCAAATGAACACTGTGTCCAGCCAAGGTTGTATTGTTACGTCGAGAATGTCGTACAATATTGGCTCTCTGTCTGCGGAAACAGATATGTTTATGGGAGGATTGGCTATGACGATTTATGATGCGGCGTGTTGCGAAGATTCAAGGCAAATTGGAAATGATGCATTTACTTGGGATTGCAAAATATCCGAGGAAAATGGATGTTGTGTATTACGAGGGTGGCCGTGATACACATAACCGGTTTATAAATATGAAAGGTTATCCTATTTCTGTAGGTTAtttaaagcaaaacaaagaacggCCTGTGATCTGTTTTCAGCAGACCACTTAAAAGTAATACAAAGCTTAGCAAGATGTGTAGGCGATGGAACGTTGCGAAAGAGAGTGGGattcaagagaagaagaaaaagaagaagaagaagaagaagaagaaaactcacTTGGTTCAGACATCTGCTTGAGAAATCTTGGCAATATCGGCGAGAAAGAAATGACTACAGGGCAATAAACAAGGGAGTGAGTGATGTGCTTTAAACCCGAAGGCAAATAATTCGTTACAAGCGAAAACAACCTTCACGAAGCATAAGGagtaaaaaatttaaaaacaaggaaaatcataaaagcaaaacaaatatataaacttaacAGACATTTCAAGACATAAACAGACAACAACACCCCAACGGATATCgtatttcactttttttaaaattttaatccaTTCGAGTTAGCCCTTCAGTCAGGGATACGCGCTCGTGTTTGCCTACTGATCGCTGACACACTGTTTTCGAGCGATGACAGATTTAAGTGAATAAACCTTGGTGCTGAGCGAAATTTCCCCTCCGTGCACCCGTGTGAGGGGAAGTTGTGGAAATTGAATTTGCGGATCGCTTGTAACGACTTTACCATATTTGAAAGTTATATATCCCTTGGCAGTGCTTACCTCAAGAGTTCCTCCTTGTGTCGCATTTCTTGGAAGGGGATCCGTAAACTGGttgatagtgtgtttgtgtgcgctaataatagaataataaacataGAATACATGGAGAGTATATCATTCACTCATATGgatatataggaatgtatatatatatcttagtctgtcattcactcacatacatacaagaatGTGCATATATTTTAGCATATTCACTCAGAAGCATACAAGAATGTGCAAATATCATAGCATATCATATACAAGAATGTGCATATATCTTAGTATATCATTAacccacatacatacaagaatgtgtatatattttatcataacattcactcacatacatacaagaatGTGCATATATCTTAACATAacattcactcacatacatacaagaatGTGCAAATATCGTAGCATATCATTCACTCACAAGCATATAAGAACGTGCATATCTATCTTTGCATATCATTCACTCCCATACATATAAGAATGTGCATATATCTAGCAACAAAAATCATGTGCAAATAGGTTTCGAAACTTCGTCCCGTGAGTCTGTTCGAGCAAtttaaggtgatttttttttttgaagcttcGAGTCGAGGGACAGGATCGTTCCACTTCTCCCTTTGGGCCGATACGATGTTCGCCTAAGGTTCGTGTTTTTACtcacttgctcttttttttctctctctctctttttagctctCTTCGGGAGTCGGGGTTTCTGTCATGCTCTGGTTTTTTTGATCCGGAGTCTTCAAaaaacttttatttcattttttattttttgcttgcttcttgactttcttttcttcttctttattcccttttctttttttcccatttttttcttatatcgttttcttttctttcttactttactttcttccttttctcttattacttactttatcttcttccttttattttctcccttaccttgttttcttcttctttcttgatttctttttcttttctcttatctttccttttctttccaactctttcccttttattttatttcttcttttttcccttttctttatatcttccttcttccctttcctatttcgtttccttattttttccttccttcctccctttcttaccttatttccttatttcctttccttccttcatccctttcctatcttgtttccctatttccttttcttccttcctccttttcctaccttgtttccttttttcccttccttccttcctcctcccccacccttccttctacCACACTTCAACCCACCACAATTTCTAGCacattacccccccaccccaccccatcgtAAAATTCCCAGCTATCACTCCTATGACTTACATCACAgaaaccccctcccttccaacaCCTCCCACAGGCCCTTTTAAATTACGCCCCCATCCTTCCACAGGACCTTTAAAAGGCGTTCGCGGGCTGCGGTCCTGGGCGTAGGATTCCAATCTCGAACAGTTAATACACGCGTCGCATTCTAATCCCAGCCCTAGAACACGGAGGTCACCTGTTTACAATCCATTAGACTGATATGCGAGGCTAAGCCGTCCATCTGGCGCTCTGACATTTtagtgggagtgagagggcggCGACGGGGGATGAGTGTGTGATGTGCTAGGAGCGAGTGGATAGAGAGTGGATGGTGAGTGGATAGTGAGGAGCTAGGTGGTGGTTCGTGGATAGTGAGGAGCTAGATGGTGGTTCGTGGACAGTGTGGAGCTAGGTGGTGGTTCGTGGACAGTGTGGATCGAGGTGGTGGTTCGTGGACAGTGTGGAGCGAGGTGGTGGTTCGTAGACAGTGTGGAGCGAGGTGGTGGTTCGTGGACAGTGTCGATCGAGGTGGTGGTTCGTAGACAGTGTGGATCGAGGTGGTGGTTCGTAGACAGTGTGGATCGAGGTGGTGGTTCGTGGACAGTGTGGGGCGAGGTGGTGGTTCGTAGACAGTGTGGAGCGAGGTGGTGGTTCGTAGACAGTGTGGATCGAGGTGGTGGTTCGTAGACAGTGTAGAGCGAGGTGGTGGTTCGTGGACAGTGTGGAGCGAGGTGGTGGTTCGTAGACAGTGTGGAGCGAGGTGGTGGTTCGTAGACAGTGTGGATCGAGGTGGTGGTTCGTAGACAGTGTGGAGCGAGGTGGTGGTTCGTAGACAGTGTGGAGCGAGGTGGTGGTTCGTAGACAGTGTGGATCGAGGTGGTGGTTCGTAGACAGTGTGGATCGAGGTGGTGGTTCGTAGACAGTGTGGATCGAGGTGGTGGTTCGTAGACAGTGTGGAGCGAGGTGGTGGTTCGTGGACAGTGTGGAGCGAGGTGGTGGTTCGTAGACAGTGTGGAGCGAGGTGGTGGTTCGTAGACAGTGTGGATCGAGGTGGTGGTTCGTAGACAGTGTGGAGCGAGGTGGTGGTTCGTGGACAGTATGGAGCGAGGTGGTGGTTCGTAGACAGTGTGGAGCGAGGTGGTGGTTCGTGGATAGTGAGTGGATAGGAGCATGATGATGGAATAATAACAATTTGGAGTGGAAAAGCGACGAAATAAGTGAGGATTGGATGAGAAGTGACATATGAACGAGTGAGATGTGTgtgagaagataatgaaaatggatGAGAAAATACTGAAAAGTGGATGAGATCATGAAAAATGTCtgaaaaatagtgaaaatgcATGAGCAGATAGTGAAAACGGATGACAAGAAGAATGGTGTGTAAGTTACACGAATCTCAAccaacacaaataaataacaagaggACAACGGCGAAACGagatgctgaaaataataatcacgatagtgAGTGAACACACTCGTCCCTGTAAAATTCCAAATCACATTTACTCTTCTGGAACAGCCggggaataaaaaaaagtctGGATTCTATTACAGACAGAGCTCTAAATCTGGCATAGTTACacagcggattttttttttttttttttttttttttaacccatatCGTTTGGATATTACGAACGGTGAACGGTATGATCGATTAGCGACACCGAGACTTGTCAGGGAATGTTATTATCACCGCGCCAATGGGTCTGCAAATTTGTTATAAAATAGGTTTGTGTGGATTACAAATAATCTACTGTCTTTGGACTGTATGTTGTACAAATGTAGGGATGTGCACAGAACCAGCAACAAAAATCATGTACAAATATGTTTCGAAACTTGTCTCGCGAACCAGTTAGAGCTTTTTAAGGATGGGTGTTTCGAGGCTTCGAAATAATGgctttattatgtttttgtttacgaatatattttcactctcttcccatcgtatctctctctccccctctctcttttctctctcttatacatttacatttttcgtCTGTAATTCGCACACCCACACTAGTTCAAATTAAAGTCGATGCCTGCGAGTAGGCCTCGTCAACGGGTTCTTTTATACGAACATTATGTTCTGTTGTTTagaaagatatgcatatgtatatgtacataattataaacacccacttacatatatactgtaaacacacacacacacatatataatgtacatgtgtatgtatacatgagtatgtgtatgtgtgagtgtgcgtgtgcgtgtgcgtgtgtgtgtgtgtatgtgtgtgtgtgtgtgtgtgtgtgtgtgtgtgtaagagagagagagagagagagagagagagagagagagagagagagagagagagagagagagagagagagagagagagagagagatagagagtttctgtatgtgtgagtatatatgaatgtatatgtatatatacatgtatacatgtatgcattgctctctctatgtgtttgttcatctgtctgtctatctagctatttatctgtttaccccccccccccctctctctctccccatctgtctctctaattattcacctatccatctttctgtatgtatactgtatgcataAGAAGTGGGATAATGCAATAACGCAACAGAAAGGAACCTCTACCAACTACCCACGAGGAATAGCTGTAAAACCTCACTATGATGCTCCAGCCCGAGCAGGTAATTTCCATATAGGTAATGGTAGATCGTGCGGTTTACTCGTACCAGGGGAGAGTGGGTTTGAGTGCCTGGCAGtatatgtgtattagtgtgtataagtgtgtatatatctatatatacataggaatatatatgtgtatatatatgaatatatatgtttatatatgtatatatacatacttatatatctgtgtatatatacatacttatatatatatctatgtctatatccatatctatctctctatctgccaatatgtatgtgtgtgtgaaatcagacaaacaaacagatataaagaagTCAGCATTACATAAATCAGATTAAGCCCacatgttctcccccccccccctcctccactcacaGCTCACCCCCATCGCGTCATCACCAACATCCTGCGCGCATTTTGGTATCCATTCGTTAAAAACCCCTTTTTcgtatgatgattatttttcccCAACAGTTACCATCGAGACTATGATTattttcctcacccccccaccctcaaaaaaaaaaaaaaaaaaaaaaaaatatccgaatcAGTCAACGAACAAACGCGTGAAGTTTGCAACTGGGATCGAAATTTGCAAATGAATATGTGCATCGGGAGCGGTCGGGATGGCTTTGGGACTCGAACGGAGAAAGGAACAAATCGGAGCCACAACAGGCTCTGTGGcgaattttatttgattttctttttttccttctctttctgtttgtttagcgtcatatctatttttaatcttttctttttttcggtctcatacacagacctacacaacatatatacaatatagaaaacaatatatatatatatgtgtgtatatgtatgtgtgtgtgcgtgtttatgtgcgtgtgtatgtgtgtttgtgtgtgtgagtgtatgtgtgtaagtatgcatataagtaataaatgtatatatacacatactatatatacacacacatctacgtataattacgtataaacacacacacacacacacacacacacacacacacacacacacacacacacacacacacacacacacaccacacacgcacgcacctaaCCCCAGGGTCTAAGCAGGCAGGCGGCGCGCGAGCAATAATCCCGGAACCAGGCGAGTAATTCCCCAATTAACAATTATTGACTGAAATCAGCGCCGGCAGCGAGCGTGCGTTACGCCTGACTGCTTCTTACATTTCACGACAGTCTTACCGGAAAATACATTAAACACTCTTTGATCAGAGACAAGACCATTCGCCTTCTGAACCTTGAATATCTTGTCTTCTGTTTAATGAGAAGGGACACCTGTTTCACCTGGAGCGAGTTGCCAGATGTCGCTGCTGACTCTATTTTGTTGTGATAGGTGAGTTAGGGAAAGGTGAGTTAAATGTTGATATGAAAGAAATGAGGGTTTGGTGCTGAAATATCCTTAATGGAAAATAGTGGGAAGTCTATacatcttcctttatttttctctcgcttactttctatctatatatctatctatctatacatatatgcatatatatatgtatgtatataatcaataaatgtatatatacatactatatatatatatacacacatacatatacatatatatatatatgtgggtgtgtatgtgtgcttgtgtatgtgtgtgtgtgtgtgtgtgtatgtgtgtgtgtgtgtatgtgtgtgtgtgtgtgtgtgtgtgtatgtgtatgtgtgtgtatgtgtgtgtgtttacgtatgcatatgagtaataaatgtatatatataaactatatatacacacacatctacgtataattatatgtgtgtgtgtgtatttgtatatatacacattatatatatatatatatatatatatatatatatatatatatatatatatatatatatacatatacacacacatatataatcaaggGTCCATTTCGTTTGAATTTTGTAAATTAAGACCGCGTGTGCACAGGTGGCGGGGACGCTGCCTGGGCCGGGAAGCTGTTTACGTAGGCTGAGGTTTGTGGCCGACTTGGATCAAGAAAATATGAATTGTGAAATGAAGGAGCCACGAGGacacggagggaagggggggtggttggaggggaggggtagatggggaggggatgggggaagagggcgcgagggaagaagaagatggggaaggaggaggggagattttttttttatttttttttgagggcgtgtgtgtgtgtcatgaacCAACGGCTTTCTTTTAAATCGATGAAATTTAgtgtggtgatgacaatgataataatagcaatagtagtaataataataatgataatgattataataatagtaataataataataatgatgataatagtacaaataataatgattataataataataataataataataataataatagtaataataataataataataataataataatgataataataataataatgataataataataataatgataatgataattataacaataatagtaattataataaatgaaaatactaatttgaaaaataacaataatttcatgAAACTTACCATTTTTTCAAATCATAAACAGAAGCTTTAAAAACCAtcacattaataaaataaataaacaaaaaggacaCAAAAAAGGCTTCGATAACCTCggtaaagaaaaagacgaaggaaagacgataggcaagaggagggaaagagaagcaggcgaggagagggaaggcgaaagggaggagggaagtgataagaatagaatgagagtgagtgaaggaggcTTTAATTACGAATCAGGTAACGGCGAGGAGAGGCAGCAGCGCACCCGAATAAAAGGGCTGGGCGACCAGGAAAATCGggcttcttgtatatatatatatatatatatatatatatatatatatatatatatatttacacacacacacacacacacacacacacacacacacacacacacatatatatatacatatacataaatacatatatatatatatatatatatatatatatatatatatatatatacatatgcatacacacacacgcgcatgtatatatatatatatatatatatatatatatatatatatatatatatatatatatacatatacatacacacacacacgcgcatgtatatatatatatatatatatatatatatatatatatatgtatatatatatatacatatatatatatatatatatatatatatataaataatgcatgcacatacatatatgtatgtattcttatatctTTCCATCAGCGTGCGTCTGCGATTGCGTGTACATATCTGTCCCGATCAGTCCACTTCTAAAATCTTCCTTGACCCTTtcgcctcctcatcctccttcttcctaccccccttATCTCCTTATTCCTTCCCGTCCTTATTCACTTTCTTGTTCCATCCCCATTTATTAccctatctcttctcccccttcttccttcctcctcttttctcccgtcttacctttcccctctccttccatgcAGCTCTCTTGttgtcttccccctcttcccctctcctgccatgcagtcctcttcctgtctctgcccttctcccctccccctcccctcctccctcccccattctctccagAGTGTGGCAGGATATCTTTAAGACTTACAGGTATGACCTCCGGGCGTGTCATtcatcccccccctttctcccccacccccatccacgtCCACGCCAGctgtctgcctcctccccccccctttcctctctctcctctttcgctccctctcttcctccttcgcctcccccttccttcctctcttcgctcctcttcccctcctatttcggccccctcccttcctccttcgccccctcttcccctcctccttcgcctcccccctcccctcctccttcgcctcccccttgcgctcctccttcgcccctcccctcctccttcgcctccccccttcccctcctctttcgcctcccccccttccctcctctcttcgcccccccttcccctcctccttcgcctcccccccttccctcctctcttcaccctcttccctccctccttcgcccccttcccttcctctctattctctctattctcggCGTTCTCATCAACCTCACAAGAAACAGACGGGCTCGGGCTCACTTCACGGCGGACGCAGACGAACGCCAATGTAATCCTGTGCATAGATCGTGACTGGAAGGCTGGACGGCCGGGGAGCGCGCGTTTCTGCGTTCGTGCTTGCGATTGTGCTTGTTGTttatgcgtgtctgtttgtgtagatTCACtcgttacacacgcacgcacacacacagacgctgaAACATATACGAACACCCTCGAAGGCACCTTACACCCACTCatctacatacacgtacacacacacacacacacacacacacacacacacacacacacacacacacaatcacagacacacacacacacacacacacacacacacacacacacacacacacacacacacacacacacacacacacacacacacacacacacacacacacacacacacacacacacacggacacacgcgcacacctcACAGGATTCTCGGGGAAGAGGTCTTAATTTTTCTTGCTGTTTACTGAAGCagtgaaagagcaagagaaaaagctAATGAAGACTCACTGACGCAACAAGGCGACTTGGTTAAAAaaaggggacgaagagagagagaagaagagacagagagagagagacagagagagagagaggagaaagatagatagatagatagatagatagatagatagatatatagatagatagatattaagatag from Penaeus chinensis breed Huanghai No. 1 chromosome 40, ASM1920278v2, whole genome shotgun sequence encodes the following:
- the LOC125047170 gene encoding E3 ubiquitin-protein ligase Hakai-like, translated to MLLSTHYPRTTTSLHTVYEPPPRSILSTNHHLAPHCLRTTTSIHTVYEPPPRSTLSTNHHLAPHCPRTTTSLHTVYEPPPRSTLSTNHHLDPHCLRTTTSIHTVYEPPPRSTLSTNHHLAPHCLRTTTSIHTVYEPPPRSTLSTNHHLAPHCPRTTTSLYTVYEPPPRSTLSTNHHLAPHCLRTTTSPHTVHEPPPRSTLSTNHHLDPHCLRTTTSIDTVHEPPPRSTLSTNHHLAPHCPRTTTSIHTVHEPPPSSTLSTNHHLAPHYPRTTT